DNA from Coffea arabica cultivar ET-39 chromosome 10c, Coffea Arabica ET-39 HiFi, whole genome shotgun sequence:
TTTCTTGGTTTTTAATGTTGATATGGGAATGGATTGTGCTTCACTTGAGCTAATATTTTCTGATTATCTCTGAATTCGTTGCGAAGAGCTGTGGGTGTCACTTTTGGATATCTCATGGACTATTTTTCCTCGTATATAATATGTTGGCTATGATTCATGTAAGAACCCATCAGCAAGCTGGAATCCGATGGCATCCCACTGGTTGGTTGCCTAGGAAATTTAAAGAGAAAAGTTGGAAGCTTTGGGGAAGTTCACATGCATCTATATGTATATGCTATTAATGTTTGTGTCAGTACGTGAAGCGGTGAGCTAGAATATGGATAGTTGACAATGAATTTTGTTGTTGCTTTTCGATGATCAAGAGTTTAGAGTCTAAAAGAACTTTTCGAGTGAAGATAGAAAATTGATAAACAgaatacaaaaaaataaataaagaagtaAAAGGTGGTCAAGAAGATGTATTAGGATGGAAAAGAGAGGTAAAAGTGTATATAATTGCACATTGCAATGCCACCGAAATAAGATGTCAATGCAATGGATGAGGTTATCACAAGTTTTGTCATGGGTTCCTTTTTATCTCAATGTCTATTCCATTCTATGTGAAGCAGAGAATCATCAAGGAACGAGGGTGCCACCAGTTGAAGGTATTGCTGGAGGAGGGACAGCGTACGGATGGAGTGATAGTAGTGTACATGATCCAAGTAAACTCAGGGGGTCTATTGATCCTATGAAGGTTCCATCTTCAGAATTAATTCATGTATGGTGCATGCCAAGCACAGCTAACGTCGGACCTCAGGATATGCCACGATCATTCGAACCTGTGAGTGTTCTAATGACAGGTTCACTGGTGGTTTTGCTTTGTTACGAGTTCATGTTAGATATTGTTCCTTTACAACCATCCCATGTGCCAGTTGGTATGTTAATTCTGTGTGTTCCCAGACTGTATGCTTTTTCATCAGATCTTCTGGTGGACTAATTGGTCCCAAGGATTCAGGCCGTTATTTCTAGAATGCCCTGTCTTGCACCACTTTAATGTCCCATTCTCTGTCTGCGCtcattatttatccttaattctTAGGAGTCACAGTACAAGTTGTTAGCTGAGAGACGCTTGCCTCGGACTCCGATACTGTCTGGCAATGATTGTGCTTGTAATCATCCTTATGAAACATAAAAATAGTGATTTTACATCATTTAATCTTTACAGTCTTCAATGGTGCCTGGGCAATGTAAAAGTATCATATTTGAAGAGTGCATTTGCATCTGATTTTTGGTTTATCTTGCAGATATCTCTTCTAGCAGCAAGAAATGAGAGGGAGAGTATTCAAATTGCTTTACGTCCAAAATTGTCTTGGAGTGGATCTGGTATTGCAGGGACTATACAAATTCAATCTACAGATCTATGCTCTGCTTCAGGAGAAAGGTTCATTTCTTAGCTCTGCTATTTCGGTGCTTTAGATTTACTAATGATTAAAATTCCATGCTGTCAATGGTACATATCTTGTGTGCAGACTGATAGCTGGCCAGTCACTGACACTACGGCGAGTAGTTTCCATGTTAGGAGTTCCGGATGCTCTTGTACCTCTTGATATGCCAACCTGTCAAGTAAATTTGTTTCCAGGGTATACAATTATGCTCATGTTTTAGTTGGCATGGCTTACTTATTGAGCTTTGTCCTTCTGGGACACTACAAATTTTAATGAGgacttttttctaatttttatttttgtagtgAAACAACAGCAATTTGGGTTTCTGTAGATGTTCCAAATGCACAGCCCCCTGGTCAATACGATGGAGAACTCATAATTACTGCCATTAGAGCTGATGCAGAGTGATTGTCTATCCTGTTTACTTAAGTTAAATGTTATTTTTATTGTGTTAGATTTATTCCGTGACCAGcttaattattttgtttccgTGTTACTGATGAATTGTTTCAATATGGTTCACTTTACTTCTGGGGATGTTACTTGCTGATTTATTTACTATGCCTTACCGCAGGTCTGCAGCAAATTGCCTTGGTAAAGCCGAGAAGCAtcaattgtacaagcaacttagAAACTGTTTTGAAATTATGGAGCCAATTGATGGAACACCATTAGATGAAGTGGTTGGTAGTCTGGAATGGATCTGAAGCTGTTGCAATTTTCTTTGACCTAGGGTTTTTACTCACACAAGTTCTCTCTTTCTAGGTAGAAAGGGTCAAATCAGCTAGCTCATATCTCAGAATGGCTCTGGTGTCCCCATCATTTTCTGATTGCTTTCCAGATAACGGCCCAGTAGATATGATGGATGAAGATGCTATTTCAAACCTTTCTGTCAGACTGAAGATAAGTTTGACGGTTTGGGACTTTGTTCTACCAGAAACCCCTTCCCTTCCTGCTGTTATTGGTGTATCCTGCACATCTTAGTGTGGTTGAAAGCTGAATTTGATGGGCTAACTTTGGAAAGTGTTTGCTATTCGAGTTTCTTGTACCCTATTTGGCTGTCTTACAGAGTAGTAAATGACTTGATTTATGAGTTTGATCCAAGGAATCTACTTATTTTCAGTTCCAAATACTGCTATTTATGAGGTTACGTTCTAACCAAGTATGGTGCTAGTCTATTACTACAAATGATGTGAAATGTTGGCTCGTTTATTTTGTCTGAGCTGTTGTTGGAATAGTTAACATTCCATTTGTAATGTGTTATTATGCTGTTTTGGCTTTTGAATGCTAATGGATGTACTTATGCTGAATAGGATACTGAAATTTTGATGTTTATAGGAGAGacttgtttttctccttttctggaTGGCCAGCTTGCATTTTAATCTCAATGAGATACTACTGTAAAATAGTGGACCATGTCTCCTTAGCTATATTAGGTATCTGATACAGTAATTGAAGATCGTTTTGGTGTTGAACATGGAAGCAGTGACTGGTACGAAGCACTGGATCAGCATTATAAGTGGCTGCTTCAGTACAGAATCAGTCCTTACTTTTGCAGATGGGGTGAGAGCATGAGAGTTTTGACATATACCTGCCCATGGCCAGGTATTAGAGAGAAGTTGCTTTACAATATGTCTACATTAATGTGTTTTGAGACTCAGCACTTTTAGATAATTAATTAACCTGCTGACGCCAATAATAAAAGAGTGCTGTAACTTTGGTTTTCTTAAGCATGCTGTTGAACATGTGCTGCTTATTACCTAATTTATTATTACGCTATTTATCATAGTGATAAATTTTTATtcactccctctctctctcttgctgtAGCTGATCATCCAAAATCAGATGAGTATTTTTCTGATCCTCGACTTGCAGCATATGCTGTACCATATAATCCAGTTGTATCCAGGTATGTAAAGACTTGTCTTTTTAAAGATATGTCAGTTGCTTTCCTGGCATCAAATGTTAATGAGTttcttttgaccttttgactccCATTAGTGGTGATACAACGGAGGAATACTTGCATAAAGAAGTTGAGATATTGAGCAAAAAGAATCACTGGAGAAAGGCGTACTTTTACCTGTGGGATGAGGTAAGAACGTGGTATTACAAAGTTCCTGAGACCTGTATCTTGTTCTGAAGAGGCTTGAGGTTTAAATTCTGTGTTTTATCTTTTCATTTCCCATTCTTCTGTgagctttattttttaaatttagttATTGTGGTTCAAGTGCTGTTAAAAAGTTAAATATATAGTTTATCTACTGGTCTTACTATAACTGCTGTCAAACACTGGGAATTTCCCTAGTTTGGCCTATATATTGCATTGCTGATTTATGTTCTGATTTTTTTCAGCCACTAAATGTGGAACATTATGATTCAGTTCGCACCATGGCCAGTGAGATTCATGCCTATGCACCTGATGCTCGAATCCTTACTTCATACTATTGCGGTGCGGATTGGCCTGTCTTTCTAAATATGTTATTGCTATTTATTTATTCTCTTCTCTCCGCTCCTCCTTTCCCTTTGCCTCCCCTCCTGCGGGGGTGAATGTGACATTAAAATTTGCATATGGTAGTTGTCTTTCATGTAGTGTAGTCTAGTTACTGGTTTTCTGGATCATGTAactgatttgttggaagaaaagatAATGGTACTAATTAATAGTTTTATCAGTATGATTTGGTGGAATCAGAAACCATAGATATCAAAGCATGGTTTCTTAGGAGGTGCACAAGGAGAAACCATGGATAGGAAATTGAGAGTAGCAAATGGAACTTATTAGCTTATATCTGAAATTCAAAATGATTCAGAGTACTATGTTTGGTACCATTTATAGGGTAAATAATGAAGAAAAAGCCTAGTCTGGCAAAATTGGTGTTCATTGATGGTTTTTACTTCACATAACTTAAACAAAATAGAGTGAGATCAAAATCTTTAAatagaatttttccaaaatacgGCCTGAACTGGATCCATTTTGGCCTGAATAATGCAGGCATAGTATCCTTTTATGTTACATTTACAATAATATGATGAGTTtctattttatattttccacaattttcttctttccaTAAATCATGCAACTTCCTCATTTGGACCCTGCATTATTTGGATTTTGTGCATCAagtcttctttcttctttaatttcttctttttattcctTCCTTTTGGTTGGCTGATGTTATTAGTATTTTGGCTATCACTGTTACTTCAACTATAATTTGTAAAATGAAAACTAATAAATTAGCCTACTTTTGTTGCATTCTTAAGTTTAGCTTCAGGTGCACTTTTTTAACAAACTATGAATTA
Protein-coding regions in this window:
- the LOC113713262 gene encoding uncharacterized protein isoform X1 is translated as MENSAENHQGTRVPPVEGIAGGGTAYGWSDSSVHDPSKLRGSIDPMKVPSSELIHVWCMPSTANVGPQDMPRSFEPISLLAARNERESIQIALRPKLSWSGSGIAGTIQIQSTDLCSASGERLIAGQSLTLRRVVSMLGVPDALVPLDMPTCQVNLFPGETTAIWVSVDVPNAQPPGQYDGELIITAIRADAESAANCLGKAEKHQLYKQLRNCFEIMEPIDGTPLDEVVERVKSASSYLRMALVSPSFSDCFPDNGPVDMMDEDAISNLSVRLKISLTVWDFVLPETPSLPAVIGVSDTVIEDRFGVEHGSSDWYEALDQHYKWLLQYRISPYFCRWGESMRVLTYTCPWPADHPKSDEYFSDPRLAAYAVPYNPVVSSGDTTEEYLHKEVEILSKKNHWRKAYFYLWDEPLNVEHYDSVRTMASEIHAYAPDARILTSYYCGPSDAPLASNNFEAFLKVPEFLRPHTQIYCTSEWVIGNREDLAKDIIAEIQPENGEEWWTYVCMGPSDPHPNWHLGMRGTQHRAVMWRVWKEGGTGFLYWGANCYEKATAPSAEIKFRRGLPPGDGVLFYPGQVFSSSQQPVASLRLERLLSGLQDIEYLRLYASRFGRDEGLALLAKTGVYLGPERYTLEHTPIDVMRGEVYRTCRS
- the LOC113713262 gene encoding uncharacterized protein isoform X2, with the protein product MENSENHQGTRVPPVEGIAGGGTAYGWSDSSVHDPSKLRGSIDPMKVPSSELIHVWCMPSTANVGPQDMPRSFEPISLLAARNERESIQIALRPKLSWSGSGIAGTIQIQSTDLCSASGERLIAGQSLTLRRVVSMLGVPDALVPLDMPTCQVNLFPGETTAIWVSVDVPNAQPPGQYDGELIITAIRADAESAANCLGKAEKHQLYKQLRNCFEIMEPIDGTPLDEVVERVKSASSYLRMALVSPSFSDCFPDNGPVDMMDEDAISNLSVRLKISLTVWDFVLPETPSLPAVIGVSDTVIEDRFGVEHGSSDWYEALDQHYKWLLQYRISPYFCRWGESMRVLTYTCPWPADHPKSDEYFSDPRLAAYAVPYNPVVSSGDTTEEYLHKEVEILSKKNHWRKAYFYLWDEPLNVEHYDSVRTMASEIHAYAPDARILTSYYCGPSDAPLASNNFEAFLKVPEFLRPHTQIYCTSEWVIGNREDLAKDIIAEIQPENGEEWWTYVCMGPSDPHPNWHLGMRGTQHRAVMWRVWKEGGTGFLYWGANCYEKATAPSAEIKFRRGLPPGDGVLFYPGQVFSSSQQPVASLRLERLLSGLQDIEYLRLYASRFGRDEGLALLAKTGVYLGPERYTLEHTPIDVMRGEVYRTCRS